In Dermacentor silvarum isolate Dsil-2018 chromosome 2, BIME_Dsil_1.4, whole genome shotgun sequence, the following proteins share a genomic window:
- the LOC125943442 gene encoding uncharacterized protein LOC125943442 has translation MADMERKVNKEATRIKAPAVTQSTQQQARPPPPRKSRMPLLPFDDIKTVYRPQALLELDWKSFRDNLGGNTAIDDIDHWLKGLLITAEQHKNIHISTNSPAFDPHLLHLWEANRSLLRRWKREKLNRKLKQRIALLTIQAQDNTEQVIRQNWHTFCDNLQGTLSIKKTWHFLRALLATDRTKTQRQDLRRLIHNHTGLEHDLLRELQQKLRSDKPTSSACGKAYDGAPNPDLDRPFTQAELHAALAKLTRNTSTGKDRIANKLLSNLPESVATALLQYYNDCWEEGDLPAAWKHSEVTMIPKPNKTPWHRKPPSHLPHVLRGQLLKHIVHDRLSPYLEDNGYFPHTMFGFRQHLSTQVIPLLLLLDYLD, from the exons ATGGCTGACATGGAAAGGAAAGTCAACAAGGAAGCCACGCGCATCAAAGCCCCCGCAGTCACCCAATCCACACAACAGCAAGCCAGGCCGCCACCGCCGCGGAAATCTAGAATGCCGCTCCTACCTTTCGATGACATCAAGACCGTCTACCGCCCACAAGCTCTCCTTGAACTCG ACTGGAAGTCCTTCAGAGACAACCTCGGCGGCAACACAGCCATCGACGACATCGACCATTGGCTCAAGGGCCTTCTCATCACCGCAGAACAGCACAAGAACATCCATATAAGCACCAACAGCCCTGCATTCGACCCGCAtctccttcatctctgggaggcCAATAGAAGCCTCCTGAGGAGGTGGAAGAGGGAGAAACTCAATAGAAAACTTAAGCAACGAATCGCCCTTCTCACCATACAGGCCCAAGATAACACGGAGCAAGTTATCAGGCAAAATTGGCACACCTTTTGTGACAACCTACAAGGAACACTCAGCATCAAGAAAACCTGGCACTTCCTACGCGCTCTGTTAGCTACCGACCGCACCAAAACACAACGGCAAGATCTGCGCAGACTAATCCACAACCACACTGGATTGGAGCACGATCTCCTTCGTGAACTTCAGCAGAAACTTCGCAGTGACAAGCCCACTTCATCGGCGTGCGGCAAGGCGTACGACGGCGCACCAAACCCAGACCTTGATCGACCATTCACGCAAGCAGAGCTCCACGCAGCCTTAGCCAAACTCACTAGAAACACTAGTACCGGCAAGGACAGAATCGCTAATAAGCTCCTAAGCAACCTCCCGGAATCGGTCGCAACAGCACTGCTCCAGTACTACAACGACTGCTGGGAAGAGGGAGACCTACCAGCAGCCTGGAAGCATTCGGAGGtcaccatgatccccaaacccaacAAGACCCCTTGGCATCGAAAACCCccgtcccatctccctcacgtcctgcgtgggcaactCCTCAAGCACATCGTTCACGACCGGTTATCCccatacctcgaggacaacggatacttcccgcacaccatgttcggattcCGACAGCATTTGTCCACTCAGGTAATACCCCTTCTCCTCCTGCTTGACTACCTTGATTGA